DNA from Gammaproteobacteria bacterium:
ATCAACCTTACAGCATGAAATTATTGGCCGACATGGAGCGACCAAAGTTTTTATGAAACCTGCATCTGATGGTACTGGTATTATTGCGGGTAGTGCAATGCGTGCTGTGTTTGAAGTAATGGGTATTAAAAATATACTCTCTAAAGTTATCGGCTCTAGTAATCCAATGAATGTGGTTAGAGCAACCATAAATGGGCTGACCAGTATGGCTACGCCTGAAACAATTGCCGATAAACGTGGCAAAACGGTTGAAGAGATTGTGGAATAAGTCATGAGCAAAATAAACGAATTAAATGTAACATTGGTGCGCAGTCTTTCAAAATGCTTAGAAAAGCACAAGGCTTGTGTGAAGGGCTTAGGCATTAAGCGCATAAATAGACCGGTTACGGTTATGGATACTCCAGAAAACCGTGGCATGATCAACAAAGTAGCATATCTATTAAAAGTAGAGGAAAAATAGCCATGTACCTCAATACATTGCAGCCTACACCAGGCTCTAAGAAAAAAGCTGTTCGCGTGGGTCGTGGTATCGGAAGCGGTATCGGTAAAACATGTGGCCGAGGTCATAAAGGTCAACATTCACGTGCTGGCGGTTATAGAAAAGTAGGTTTTGAAGGTGGTCAGATGCCATTACAAAGACGACTGCCAAAGTTTGGTTTTAAGTCGCGGAAGTCATTTGTTACCGCTGAGGTAAGGCTTCATGAATTATCAAAAGTAAAGGTTGACGTTGTTGACTTAGCAGCACTTAAAGAAGCTAATGTCATAAATGAACATATCAGATATGTGAAAATTATTGCCAAAGGCGAATTTACTCAAAAAATCACTGTTTCAGGTTTAAGAGTTACCGCTGGTGCGAAGAAGCTAATTGAAGCTGCAGGTGGTAAGGTTGAAGCATAATGTCTAAAGGAAAAATCGGCTCAGCCTTATCGCAAGGTGGGTTAGTTGAATTAAAAAGAAGACTTTTCTTTGTAGTCCTAGGTATTATAATTTACCGAATTGGTGCACATATTCCTGTTCCTGGAATTGACCCTCACAAATTAGCAGAACTATTCGCGCGGCATACCGACGGAATATTGGGTCAACTCAATATGTTCTCCGGTGGAGCATTGCTCAAACTGACTGTTTTTGCCTTGGGTGTAATGCCATACATATCTTCGTCTATTATTATGCAACTTTTCTCAGTGATGTCTCCTAAGTTGGAGCAATTAAAAAAGGAAGGTGAAGCTGGGCGTCGAAAAATTACCCAATATACCCGCTATGGTACTCTCGGTTTATCATTGTTCCAGGCCATAGGTATTGCTAAGTGGTTAGCGAGTCAAGGTATCGTCATTAATCCTGACTTTAGTTTTTATTTTATAGCTACCGTTACGTTGGTTACGGGTACAATGTTTTTAATGTGGCTCGGTGAGCAGATGACTGAGCGTGGTATCGGGAATGGTATTTCACTGATAATTTTTGCTGGTATAGTTTCGCGTTTCCCTGAAGCTATTGCACAACTGATCAATCGAGTTAAACAGGGACAGATGCAAGTCATTTCCCTCATAGCTTTAGTTGCTATTGTTCTCGCAGTTACTGCATTTGTGGTCTTCATGGAAAGAGCTCAGCGCAAAATTCCAGTGAACTATGCAAAACGCCAGCAAGGTCGCAAAATTTATGCTGCCCAAAGCAGCCATTTGCCTCTGAAAATCAATATGGCTGGAGTTATTCCACCCATTTTTGCTTCTAGTTTAATTATGTTTCCTGCTACCATAGCCCAGTTTTTCAGTACTGTGAAACATATGGGATGGTTACGGGACCTTAGTTTGGCTTTGGCAGTAGGCCAGCCACTTTATTTAATGTGTTTTACAGCGGCGATAGTATTCTTTTCGTTTTTCTACACGGCCTTAGTGTTTAATCCTAAGGAAACTGCGGATAATTTGAAGAAATCAGGAGGATTCATTCCTGGTATTCGCCCTGGTGATCAAACAGCTAATTACATTGATAAAGTGATGACACGACTAACATTAATCGGGGCAATTTATTTATCCCTTGTTGCTTTATTGCCCGAGTTCTTAATAACAACTTGGCATGTGCCCTTCTATTTTGGCGGCACTTCCTTATTAATTATTGTGGTTGTCATTATGGACTTTATAGCCCAATTACAAGCTCATATGATGACTTATCAATATGAGTCAATAATGAAAAAAGCAAATCTCAAAGGTCGTAATTTGGGGCTTTTACGTTAGCGAATAATTCACGCTAAACAGTTATTAACCGGAGAATTAAAGTGAAAGTTAGAGTTTCAGTTAAAAGAATATGTAGAAATTGTAAAGTTATACGGCGTAACCGAATTGTTCGTGTCATCTGTAAAGATGCACGTCATAAGCAACGTCAAGGTTAAATTATTCGTTAAACTTCTTAGAGTGCGCGGTCAATGTTGATTTTTTCAGCCTAGAGCGTTATCCTAAGCAGCTTTTTTATAGACGGTTCTAAGTTTTTGTGCGGAGATTAAATTAAATGGCAATAGCTCGAATTGCAGGTGTTAACATTCCAGTTAATAAGAATGCAGATATCGCTTTAACCGCGATCTTTGGTATTGGTAGACAGACTGCTATAGCAATCTGCGAGAAGGTGGGCATTGACCCCCTTACTAAGGTGAAGAATTTGACAGAATCTGAGCTCGACACAATTCGTGCCGAAATCGGAACTTATACAATTGAAGGGGATCTTCGTCGCGAAATATCAATGAATATTAAACGACTAACAGATCTTGGCTGTTATCGTGGGATACGTCATCGTCGCGGTTTACCGTTACGTGGTCAACGCACTAGAACTAATGCGCGTACTCGTAAAGGTAAAGCGAAACCTGTACGTAAATAAAAGCACTTGGGAAAAATTGAAATATGAACAAGCGAAAAAGATCGAAATCACATGTGTCCCACGGGCAGGCACATATAACTTCAAAGTTTAATAATACAATCATTACCCTAACTGATGCTCAAGGCAATGTTATTGCTTGGTCAAGTGCAGGTAGTTGTGGATTTAAAGGATCACGGAAAGGCACTCCTTTTGCGGCTCAGGTAGCAGCTGAAAAAGCAGCCAAAAAGGCTAAAGAGATATGTGGTCTGACTTATATAGAAGTGTATGTTCAAGGTCCAGGTTCTGGTAGAGAAGCTGCTATTAGAACATTACGTACCTGTGATCTTATTGTAGAACAAATTGTTGACGTGACACCTATTCCCCACAATGGTTGTCGGCCGTCTAAAAAGCGTCGTGTGTAGGAGATTATTTTAAATGGCAAAATACGTAGGTCCTAAGTGGAAATTACAGCGTAGAGAAGGTACAAATCTATTCCTTAAAAGTGGTCTTCGCGAAGAAACAAAGGGCAAAAAATTAACCACTCCTCCAGGGCAACATGGGGCAAAACGTGGACGCTTGACGGATTATGGTAGTCAGCTTCGAATGAAGCAAATGATTCGTCGTTACTATGGCGTATTAGAAAAGCAATTTCGTGGTTGCTATCACAAAGCAGACCGGATGAGAGGCTCCACAGGTGAAAACCTATTAAAAATACTAGAATCTAGATTAGATAATGTTGTTTATCGAATGGGTTTTGCGTCAACACGTGCTGAAGCAAGACAGATAGTTAATCATAAAGCTATCATCGTAAACGACAAGGTTGTGAATATTCCTTCTTATTCTGTAAAACCTGGCGATGTTGTTGAAGTGAGAGAAAAAGCTAAGCAACAGCTGCGAATTTTAGCAGCGCTTGATTTAGCTAAACAGCGAGAGTCAGCAGAATGGTTAGAGGTAAACACAAAAGAATTAAGCGGCCAATTTAAGGCCTACCCCGAATTAACTGATTTGCCAACCGAATTCAAAGTTAATATGGTAGTAGAGCTTTACTCGAAGTAGAGGTAGTAATATGCAGGATATTTATACATCATTTTTGACGCCGCACACTATTAAAGTGCAGTCAATGAGTCCCACCCGTTCTGTTATAACACTCGAACCATTCGAACGTGGTTTTGGTAATACTCTCGGGTATATGATACGAAGAGTCGGATTATCATCAATGCCGGGTGCTGCAGCCACTGAGGTTCATATAGAAGGTGTGCTT
Protein-coding regions in this window:
- the rpsE gene encoding 30S ribosomal protein S5, with the translated sequence MATEKELVTIEKTDKLVYVNRTSKVVKGGRKFSFSAIVVVGDGNGEIGYGNGKANEVPAAIQKAMESARRNRVRIAMKGSTLQHEIIGRHGATKVFMKPASDGTGIIAGSAMRAVFEVMGIKNILSKVIGSSNPMNVVRATINGLTSMATPETIADKRGKTVEEIVE
- the rpmD gene encoding 50S ribosomal protein L30, translated to MSKINELNVTLVRSLSKCLEKHKACVKGLGIKRINRPVTVMDTPENRGMINKVAYLLKVEEK
- the rplO gene encoding 50S ribosomal protein L15, with the protein product MYLNTLQPTPGSKKKAVRVGRGIGSGIGKTCGRGHKGQHSRAGGYRKVGFEGGQMPLQRRLPKFGFKSRKSFVTAEVRLHELSKVKVDVVDLAALKEANVINEHIRYVKIIAKGEFTQKITVSGLRVTAGAKKLIEAAGGKVEA
- the secY gene encoding preprotein translocase subunit SecY → MSKGKIGSALSQGGLVELKRRLFFVVLGIIIYRIGAHIPVPGIDPHKLAELFARHTDGILGQLNMFSGGALLKLTVFALGVMPYISSSIIMQLFSVMSPKLEQLKKEGEAGRRKITQYTRYGTLGLSLFQAIGIAKWLASQGIVINPDFSFYFIATVTLVTGTMFLMWLGEQMTERGIGNGISLIIFAGIVSRFPEAIAQLINRVKQGQMQVISLIALVAIVLAVTAFVVFMERAQRKIPVNYAKRQQGRKIYAAQSSHLPLKINMAGVIPPIFASSLIMFPATIAQFFSTVKHMGWLRDLSLALAVGQPLYLMCFTAAIVFFSFFYTALVFNPKETADNLKKSGGFIPGIRPGDQTANYIDKVMTRLTLIGAIYLSLVALLPEFLITTWHVPFYFGGTSLLIIVVVIMDFIAQLQAHMMTYQYESIMKKANLKGRNLGLLR
- the rpmJ gene encoding 50S ribosomal protein L36 — protein: MKVRVSVKRICRNCKVIRRNRIVRVICKDARHKQRQG
- the rpsM gene encoding 30S ribosomal protein S13, coding for MARIAGVNIPVNKNADIALTAIFGIGRQTAIAICEKVGIDPLTKVKNLTESELDTIRAEIGTYTIEGDLRREISMNIKRLTDLGCYRGIRHRRGLPLRGQRTRTNARTRKGKAKPVRK
- the rpsK gene encoding 30S ribosomal protein S11 encodes the protein MNKRKRSKSHVSHGQAHITSKFNNTIITLTDAQGNVIAWSSAGSCGFKGSRKGTPFAAQVAAEKAAKKAKEICGLTYIEVYVQGPGSGREAAIRTLRTCDLIVEQIVDVTPIPHNGCRPSKKRRV
- the rpsD gene encoding 30S ribosomal protein S4, with the translated sequence MAKYVGPKWKLQRREGTNLFLKSGLREETKGKKLTTPPGQHGAKRGRLTDYGSQLRMKQMIRRYYGVLEKQFRGCYHKADRMRGSTGENLLKILESRLDNVVYRMGFASTRAEARQIVNHKAIIVNDKVVNIPSYSVKPGDVVEVREKAKQQLRILAALDLAKQRESAEWLEVNTKELSGQFKAYPELTDLPTEFKVNMVVELYSK